A window of the Pogona vitticeps strain Pit_001003342236 chromosome 4, PviZW2.1, whole genome shotgun sequence genome harbors these coding sequences:
- the ADRM1 gene encoding proteasomal ubiquitin receptor ADRM1, producing MSSGALFPSLVPGSRGSSSKYLVEFRAGKMSLKGSTVTPDKRKGLVYIQQTDDSLIHFCWKDRTSGNVEDDLIIFPDDCEFKRVPQCTTGRVYVLKFKAGSKRLFFWMQEPKTEKDEEHCRKVNEYLNNPPMPGALGGSGSGGHELSALGGEGGLQSLLGNMSHNQLMQLIGPTGLGGLGGLGALTGPGLASLLGSGGPATSSSSSSSRSQSAAVTPSSSTSSTRVTPAAPTAPAAASATSPSPAPSSGNGTSTATSPTQPIQLSDLQTILATMNVPAGAGGQQVDLSSVLTPEIMAPILANTEVQERLLPYLPSGESLPQTAEEIQNTLTSPQFQQALSMFSAALASGQLGPLMSQFGLPAEAVDAANKGDVEAFAKAMQNNVKSDQKEGDSKDKKDEEEDMSLD from the exons ATGTCTTCTGGTGCTTTATTTCCAAGCCTGGTGCCAGGCTCTCGGGGCTCATCTAGCAAATACTTGGTAGAATTCCGTGCAGGAAAGATGTCTTTGAAAGGCAGCACGGTGACACCAGACAAAAGGAAAGGTCTTGTATACATCCAGCAAACAGATGATTCCCTCATCCATTTCTGTTGGAAAGACAGGACTTCTGGGAATGTGGAGGAT GACTTAATTATTTTTCCTGATGACTGTGAATTTAAGAGGGTGCCTCAGTGTACTACTGGCCGTGTATATGTGCTGAAGTTCAAGGCGGGATCCAAGAGACTCTTCTTCTGGATGCAG GAACCCAAGACTGAGAAAGATGAAGAGCACTGTCGTAAGGTGAATGAGTACCTTAACAATCCACCAATGCCTGGAGCTCTCGGTGGTAGTGGAAGTGGAGGTCATGAACTCTCTGCCCTCGGAG gtGAAGGTGGCTTGCAGAGCCTTCTAGGAAATatgagccacaatcagctcatGCAGTTGATTGGACCAACTGGCTTAGGAGGACTTG GTGGGCTTGGTGCCCTGACAGGTCCAGGTCTGGCGAGTCTGCTTGGAAGTGGAGGGCCGGCAACAAGTAGCTCTTCGTCAAG ctcCCGCAGCCAGTCTGCAGCCGTGACACCGTCTTCCAGTACTTCCTCCACACGGGTAACGCCGGCGGCTCCTACGGCTCCCGcagctgcctctgccaccagTCCGAGTCCCGCTCCAAGCTCAGGAAACGGGACCAGCACAGCAACAAGCCCTACCCAGCCCATCCAACTGAGTGACCTCCAAACGATCTTAGCAACTATGAACGTGCCAGCCGGAGCAGGAGGGCAGCAAG TTGACTTATCCAGCGTACTGACCCCTGAAATTATGGCACCTATTCTGGCAAATACAGAGGTTCAAGAGCGTCTGCTGCCTTACCTCCCTTCAGGGGAATCTCTACCACAGACAGCAGAGGAGATCCAGAACACACTGACCTCTCCACAGTTCCAGCAG GCCCTGAGCATGTTCAGCGCTGCCTTGGCCTCTGGGCAATTGGGGCCTTTAATGAGTCAGTTTGGCTTACCAGCTGAGGCAGTGGATGCAGCAAACAAAGGTG ATGTAGAGGCCTTTGCTAAAGCAATGCAAAACAATGTCAAATCTGACCAAAAGGAAGGAGACTCAAAGGACAAGAAGGATGAAGAGGAAGACATGAGCCTAGATTAG